From Microbacterium sp. LWH11-1.2, one genomic window encodes:
- a CDS encoding molybdenum cofactor biosynthesis protein MoaE: MNDVRLAAMSEELLDLDAHLRAVEDPRLGGVTTFVGRVRDNDPDAQTPVVGLEYSSHPDAEATLRRIAEQAGGDASAVVAVSHRVGRLAVGDAAVVIAVASEHRAEAFEVCRAVIEDIKRDLPVWKRQLESDGTTSWKGIGG, translated from the coding sequence ATGAACGATGTACGACTGGCCGCGATGAGCGAGGAGCTCCTCGACCTCGACGCGCATCTCCGGGCCGTGGAGGACCCGCGCCTCGGCGGCGTGACCACCTTCGTCGGGCGGGTGCGCGACAACGACCCCGACGCGCAGACGCCGGTGGTCGGGCTCGAGTACAGCTCCCATCCGGATGCCGAGGCGACGCTGCGCCGCATCGCCGAGCAGGCCGGCGGTGATGCCTCCGCGGTGGTGGCCGTCAGTCATCGCGTCGGACGTCTCGCGGTCGGCGACGCGGCCGTCGTGATCGCGGTCGCCTCCGAGCACCGCGCCGAGGCCTTCGAGGTGTGCCGTGCGGTGATCGAGGACATCAAGCGCGATCTGCCGGTGTGGAAGCGCCAGCTCGAGTCCGACGGCACCACGTCGTGGAAGGGCATCGGCGGCTGA
- the moaC gene encoding cyclic pyranopterin monophosphate synthase MoaC, with the protein MSFPHLDAAGRAHMVDVTAKQPTVRTASARGFVRCSPEVIAALRDGTAPKGDVLAVARIAGIQAAKSTPALLPLAHVIGVHRASIELDIIDDGVLIEATVGTADRTGVEMEALTAVSVTALAIVDMIKGIDRAVVIENVRIVAKSGGRSGDWVRPGEDAPGDAR; encoded by the coding sequence ATGAGCTTCCCTCACCTTGACGCGGCCGGCCGCGCGCACATGGTCGATGTGACCGCGAAGCAGCCGACCGTCCGCACGGCGTCCGCACGCGGCTTCGTCCGCTGCAGCCCCGAAGTGATCGCGGCCCTCCGTGACGGCACCGCCCCGAAGGGCGACGTGCTCGCCGTCGCGCGCATCGCCGGCATCCAGGCCGCCAAGTCCACGCCCGCGCTGCTCCCGCTGGCGCACGTCATCGGCGTGCACCGCGCGAGCATCGAGCTCGACATCATCGACGACGGCGTGCTCATCGAGGCGACCGTCGGCACGGCCGACCGCACCGGCGTCGAGATGGAGGCCCTCACGGCCGTGTCGGTGACGGCCCTCGCCATCGTCGACATGATCAAGGGCATCGATCGCGCGGTCGTGATCGAGAACGTGCGCATCGTCGCGAAGTCGGGCGGGCGCTCCGGTGACTGGGTCCGCCCCGGCGAAGACGCACCGGGAGACGCACGATGA
- a CDS encoding MoaD/ThiS family protein — MTRVRYFAAAAEAAGTDAEERDEPTLLAFRAAVVAQHPALTDILPRCAVLVDGVRADDDRPLDDAELIDVLPPFAGG; from the coding sequence ATGACCCGCGTACGCTACTTCGCCGCCGCCGCAGAGGCCGCCGGAACGGATGCCGAGGAACGGGACGAGCCCACGCTGCTCGCGTTCCGCGCCGCGGTCGTGGCGCAGCATCCGGCCCTCACCGACATCCTGCCGCGCTGCGCGGTTCTCGTCGACGGCGTCCGCGCGGATGACGACCGTCCGCTCGACGATGCCGAGCTGATCGACGTCCTGCCGCCCTTCGCCGGGGGCTGA
- the glp gene encoding gephyrin-like molybdotransferase Glp — protein sequence MSGATGRRSVEEQLAVVLDAVHVLEAETRAVQDAAGRTLADPAVAAHDIPLFDNSAMDGFAVRGADVEAASAANPVTLRVVADLPAGVSLDPPLGPGEAARIMTGSPSPADADTIVPFEDTAGGLADSLGEVQVLRAPAKPGAFVRRRGADLRAGDDVVLAGERLGAFQIAAAVAAGIAEVTVTRAPRVAVVSTGSELLAPGEPAARGRIPDSNGPLLAQLVADADAEVVLVARVPDEADAVRAVTAEATALGADVIVFSGGVSAGAYEPVRGAFDGKGEVEFVGVAMQPGKPQAFGVLDAGALVFGLPGNPVSVAVSFEVFVRPALLAMQGRTGIHRPHATFTADAAWTTPPGRRQYLPAVVDLIARTVRPATSGGSGSHLAGGLARAQAFAIVPAEVEAVSVGDAIDVMLVG from the coding sequence GTGAGCGGCGCGACCGGGCGGCGCTCCGTCGAGGAGCAGCTCGCCGTCGTCCTCGACGCCGTGCACGTTCTCGAGGCCGAGACCCGTGCGGTGCAGGATGCCGCGGGGCGCACGCTCGCCGATCCTGCTGTCGCCGCCCACGACATCCCGCTGTTCGACAACTCCGCGATGGACGGCTTCGCGGTACGCGGTGCCGACGTCGAGGCGGCATCCGCGGCGAACCCGGTCACCCTCCGCGTCGTCGCGGACCTGCCGGCCGGGGTGTCTCTCGACCCGCCGCTGGGCCCCGGCGAGGCCGCACGCATCATGACCGGCTCGCCTTCTCCGGCCGACGCCGACACGATCGTGCCGTTCGAGGACACCGCGGGCGGCCTCGCGGACTCCCTGGGAGAGGTGCAGGTTCTGCGGGCACCCGCGAAGCCGGGCGCGTTCGTGCGTCGGCGCGGGGCGGACCTGCGGGCCGGCGACGACGTCGTGCTCGCGGGCGAGCGCCTGGGCGCGTTCCAGATCGCCGCCGCGGTCGCCGCCGGGATCGCCGAGGTGACCGTGACCCGCGCGCCGCGCGTGGCCGTGGTGTCGACCGGCAGCGAGCTGCTCGCGCCCGGAGAGCCCGCGGCACGGGGACGCATCCCCGATTCCAACGGGCCGCTGCTCGCACAGCTGGTGGCGGATGCCGATGCCGAGGTCGTGCTCGTCGCACGCGTGCCCGACGAGGCCGATGCCGTCCGCGCGGTCACGGCAGAGGCCACTGCTCTCGGCGCCGATGTGATCGTGTTCTCGGGCGGTGTGAGCGCCGGAGCGTACGAGCCCGTGCGCGGCGCGTTCGACGGGAAGGGCGAGGTCGAGTTCGTCGGCGTCGCGATGCAGCCCGGCAAGCCGCAGGCGTTCGGGGTGCTGGATGCGGGGGCACTCGTCTTCGGCCTCCCCGGCAACCCGGTCAGCGTCGCCGTGTCGTTCGAGGTATTCGTGCGCCCCGCTCTGCTCGCGATGCAGGGGCGCACCGGCATCCATCGCCCGCACGCGACGTTCACCGCCGACGCCGCCTGGACCACTCCCCCCGGTCGCCGCCAGTACCTCCCTGCCGTGGTCGATCTGATCGCCCGCACCGTGCGCCCCGCGACGTCCGGCGGCTCGGGGTCGCACCTGGCGGGCGGGCTGGCCCGCGCGCAGGCGTTCGCGATCGTCCCCGCCGAGGTGGAGGCCGTTTCCGTGGGCGACGCGATCGATGTCATGCTGGTCGGATGA